One region of Peribacillus simplex genomic DNA includes:
- a CDS encoding Rieske 2Fe-2S domain-containing protein, producing MSEKPIGIKLLGVHLVLYRASGKIIVARDLCLHRGGRRVMKSYALTTVFCTLFLYRHYLIAFRWLFCTKIP from the coding sequence GTGTCGGAAAAACCGATAGGCATTAAACTTCTGGGTGTACACCTTGTCCTTTATCGGGCCAGTGGGAAGATTATCGTTGCAAGGGACCTTTGTCTGCATCGTGGTGGGCGGAGAGTGATGAAATCGTATGCCCTTACCACGGTTTTCTGCACCCTCTTCCTTTACAGGCATTATTTGATTGCTTTTCGTTGGTTATTTTGTACAAAAATACCCTGA
- a CDS encoding PucR family transcriptional regulator, producing MKVTDLLTMPALTGMNIIAGETGNERKVQTVNMMDAPDIINFLKPNEFLVTTAYHVKDNPRLLSSLVEAMANQGCAALGIKTSRFLKEIPEDVLVLANELSLPIIDLPAEMSLGEIINHTLRGILDQRAAELTFAMETHKQFTNLIMRGKGIQKLLDHLSDMIGYPIILIDQYLNPIFHPISTSRIIPIIKKMSDEGFRFHKTKTSFISFSSLSNKRTYTIFPIYMYEEKIGYLTISGEIKTSDNLITLTIEQATNVISFALMKEHALKQHDRNTRNDFFLHFLDGSFSSQEEIINRAKEFSLHNEQAYICAVGKIDESELAKSYTQLQRRADSIYEFLEDELRISPNPIHLFTKGKKCILLYEVSEVFADVLQTVEISLKSLQKIISSQFDCTISFGVSLMSPSFLQTKNSYKEANDSLLEGGRSKRTEYIQAFQTRDIVELLRIIPEEDLKNFYLFALQGFSKIFTEEEQPLLETLSVYLETHCQISETAKRLFVHRNTVVYRLEKCEELLGKSLKDSETTLQIRLALRIKSLLNL from the coding sequence ATGAAGGTAACAGATCTTTTAACAATGCCCGCTTTAACCGGCATGAATATAATTGCCGGAGAAACAGGGAACGAACGCAAAGTCCAGACAGTCAACATGATGGATGCTCCAGATATCATCAACTTTTTAAAACCAAATGAATTCCTTGTGACCACGGCTTATCACGTAAAGGATAACCCACGCCTTTTGTCATCACTCGTCGAAGCGATGGCAAACCAGGGTTGCGCAGCCCTCGGGATAAAGACAAGTAGATTTCTAAAAGAAATTCCTGAGGACGTACTGGTTCTTGCCAATGAATTATCCCTTCCAATCATTGATCTCCCGGCAGAAATGTCACTTGGGGAAATTATCAACCATACATTACGGGGGATTTTGGATCAACGGGCAGCGGAATTGACATTTGCAATGGAAACACATAAGCAATTCACAAACTTAATCATGCGGGGGAAAGGAATACAAAAGCTCCTTGATCATTTATCGGATATGATTGGATACCCCATCATATTAATTGACCAGTATCTTAATCCGATATTCCATCCAATTTCAACATCCAGAATTATTCCAATAATCAAAAAAATGAGTGATGAAGGATTCCGATTTCATAAAACCAAAACTTCATTCATTTCCTTTTCATCTCTATCCAATAAACGAACCTATACAATATTCCCCATCTATATGTATGAAGAAAAAATCGGCTATTTGACGATATCAGGAGAAATCAAGACTAGTGATAACCTCATAACACTGACGATAGAGCAGGCAACTAATGTCATTTCTTTTGCCTTGATGAAAGAGCATGCCCTTAAACAGCATGATCGAAATACCCGAAATGATTTCTTCCTTCATTTTCTTGATGGCAGTTTCTCCTCACAAGAGGAAATCATAAACCGGGCAAAAGAGTTTTCCTTACATAATGAACAAGCCTATATATGTGCAGTCGGAAAAATCGATGAATCCGAATTGGCCAAAAGTTACACACAGCTGCAACGTAGGGCTGATTCGATATACGAATTTTTAGAAGATGAGCTTCGCATATCACCTAATCCCATCCATCTCTTTACAAAAGGTAAGAAATGCATTCTTTTATACGAAGTGAGTGAAGTCTTTGCCGATGTTCTCCAAACTGTCGAAATCTCGCTTAAATCATTGCAGAAGATAATATCCAGCCAGTTCGACTGCACGATTTCTTTCGGAGTGAGCCTTATGAGCCCAAGTTTTTTACAAACAAAAAACTCTTACAAAGAAGCGAACGACTCCCTTCTGGAAGGAGGTCGTTCGAAAAGGACAGAATATATCCAAGCTTTCCAGACGAGGGATATTGTGGAATTACTGAGAATCATCCCCGAAGAAGACTTAAAGAACTTTTATCTTTTTGCACTACAGGGATTTTCAAAAATTTTCACCGAGGAGGAGCAACCCTTATTAGAGACATTATCCGTCTATCTCGAAACGCATTGCCAAATATCCGAAACTGCTAAAAGATTATTCGTTCACCGGAACACCGTTGTTTACAGACTCGAGAAATGTGAAGAGCTACTCGGCAAGAGCTTAAAAGATTCAGAGACCACACTCCAGATACGACTTGCCCTTCGCATTAAATCCTTACTCAATCTATAA
- a CDS encoding carbon-nitrogen hydrolase: MSKVKVGLIQIRCGESIEQNIQKTIEKIKETVNKGSQIVCLQELFSSQYFPQTVSVKNYDLAEDVDSGTLAEMGELAKELAIVLIVPFYERAGAGIYFNSAAVFDADGECLGITRKNHIPDGPQYHEKYYFVPGNTGYPVYETAYGKIGVGICWDEWFPEVARILSLQGAEILFYPSAIGSEPDHPEISTRSSWEKAISAHGISNGVFVAATNRVGQEKDVNFYGGSFISDTFGNILASLDEEEGIIVQEIDLKEIEETRKMLQFFRDRRVDTYGPILQKEILPTPSTSKKGTSKALFS, encoded by the coding sequence ATGTCAAAAGTAAAAGTTGGCCTTATTCAAATTCGTTGCGGAGAATCCATTGAGCAAAATATTCAAAAAACGATAGAGAAAATAAAAGAAACAGTAAATAAAGGTTCACAAATCGTTTGCCTACAGGAATTATTTTCTTCGCAATATTTTCCGCAAACGGTCAGTGTGAAAAATTATGATTTAGCTGAAGATGTAGATAGCGGTACATTAGCCGAAATGGGTGAATTAGCAAAGGAATTAGCAATTGTCTTGATTGTACCTTTTTACGAAAGAGCAGGTGCCGGTATTTATTTTAATAGTGCAGCTGTATTTGATGCTGATGGAGAATGTTTAGGGATTACAAGAAAAAATCATATTCCGGATGGTCCCCAGTATCATGAAAAATATTATTTCGTTCCAGGCAATACAGGGTATCCTGTCTATGAAACGGCTTATGGAAAAATAGGAGTCGGGATTTGTTGGGACGAGTGGTTTCCAGAAGTTGCTCGAATTTTGAGCTTACAAGGTGCAGAAATATTATTCTATCCTTCCGCTATTGGTTCAGAACCAGATCATCCCGAGATATCAACAAGATCATCCTGGGAAAAGGCAATTTCTGCTCACGGCATTTCTAATGGTGTATTTGTTGCTGCGACAAATCGAGTGGGCCAGGAAAAGGATGTGAATTTTTACGGCGGTTCATTCATTAGCGATACATTCGGGAATATTTTAGCTTCACTTGATGAGGAAGAAGGAATTATCGTGCAAGAAATTGATTTAAAAGAAATAGAAGAGACTAGAAAAATGCTGCAATTCTTTAGAGATCGACGTGTCGATACATACGGACCTATATTACAAAAAGAAATACTTCCAACCCCATCCACTTCAAAAAAGGGAACAAGCAAAGCACTGTTTAGTTAA
- a CDS encoding amidohydrolase, with amino-acid sequence MVKADIILSGQHVFTGLQDEPIKAAIAIKDNKIIKIGSKEDIMSFLGNQTKVYDMDDGLIIPGFHDFHMHIMMGSILQKDSAKLFDAVSEEDAAKIVGEFAETRSNDEWIFGVGWDHTNWKNKVLPHRTTLDKYISDRPVLLFNAEVHYAWINSKAMEMIQLTRDTPDPEYGEIGKDENGELTGLLFEQAIGYASEHAYKLSKDKRVKLFQGFLNETKRLGITSVNDLYGAKIAPNPLDDLEIFKEFEREGLLTTRIHFSPELKMDLAVAKELQKKYQSDKLTFSGLKQFIDGVVTSHTAFLLDHYKDRPDTKGGTTYPAETIKQLVKKADKENFQIRFHAIGNGAVRLALDAFEEARNVNGERDARHVIEHVEVLHPDDVHRFKELNVIASFQSKHIELMESEAYTARISEKQQPLYYPIKTLVDTGAKIAFGTDFPVVPLNPMMGIYQAITRKDLTGKAWQESEGITLAQALKYYTATPAFGSLRDKELGTLEAGKIADIAVLNKNLFSISTEEILETEVKMTIMDGMVVYENQVVQTV; translated from the coding sequence ATGGTAAAGGCAGACATCATTCTTTCTGGTCAACATGTTTTCACTGGGTTACAAGATGAGCCAATAAAAGCAGCTATCGCTATTAAAGATAATAAAATTATTAAAATCGGTTCTAAAGAAGATATAATGTCATTCCTTGGAAATCAAACAAAAGTGTATGACATGGATGACGGACTAATTATTCCGGGATTTCATGATTTTCATATGCACATTATGATGGGAAGCATTTTACAGAAGGACAGTGCCAAATTATTTGATGCAGTTTCAGAAGAAGATGCAGCCAAAATAGTAGGTGAATTTGCAGAAACGAGATCAAATGATGAGTGGATATTTGGTGTCGGTTGGGATCATACCAATTGGAAGAACAAAGTGCTGCCACATAGAACAACACTAGATAAATATATTAGTGATCGCCCTGTTTTATTATTCAATGCAGAAGTGCATTACGCATGGATCAATAGTAAAGCAATGGAAATGATTCAATTAACGAGGGATACCCCAGATCCGGAATATGGAGAAATTGGAAAAGATGAAAATGGGGAACTGACAGGCCTTCTATTTGAACAGGCAATTGGGTATGCATCAGAACATGCCTACAAATTATCGAAAGATAAACGTGTAAAACTATTCCAAGGTTTTCTTAATGAAACAAAAAGATTGGGAATTACGTCCGTTAATGATTTATACGGAGCTAAAATTGCGCCAAATCCATTAGACGATCTTGAAATTTTTAAGGAATTTGAGAGAGAAGGGTTACTTACAACCAGAATTCACTTTTCGCCGGAGTTAAAAATGGATTTAGCTGTCGCAAAGGAATTACAAAAAAAATATCAGTCAGACAAGCTCACCTTTTCTGGATTAAAACAATTTATAGATGGTGTTGTGACAAGTCATACTGCTTTTTTATTGGATCATTACAAAGACCGTCCAGATACAAAAGGCGGAACAACTTATCCAGCTGAAACAATTAAACAATTAGTAAAAAAGGCAGATAAGGAAAATTTTCAAATTCGTTTCCATGCAATTGGTAACGGTGCAGTCCGCTTAGCATTGGATGCATTTGAAGAAGCGAGAAACGTAAATGGAGAAAGGGACGCCAGACATGTCATTGAACATGTGGAGGTATTGCATCCAGACGATGTTCATCGCTTTAAGGAATTAAATGTAATCGCCTCATTTCAATCTAAACATATTGAATTAATGGAAAGCGAGGCATATACGGCCAGAATCAGTGAAAAACAACAACCACTCTATTATCCTATCAAAACACTCGTGGATACTGGTGCTAAAATTGCCTTTGGTACAGATTTTCCTGTAGTGCCCTTAAATCCCATGATGGGTATTTATCAGGCAATCACCAGAAAAGATTTAACCGGGAAGGCGTGGCAAGAGTCGGAAGGAATAACATTAGCTCAAGCGTTAAAATATTACACGGCTACACCGGCATTCGGGTCTCTCAGAGATAAAGAATTAGGTACTTTGGAAGCAGGGAAGATAGCGGATATCGCAGTATTAAATAAAAATTTATTTAGCATATCAACAGAGGAAATTCTTGAAACAGAAGTGAAGATGACGATTATGGATGGAATGGTCGTATATGAAAACCAGGTCGTTCAAACTGTATAA
- the allC gene encoding allantoate deiminase, whose protein sequence is MGIQIEQSINEKDEVASMIEWLASFGATKSNGVTRLLYSKEWMSAQQAMKTEMEKENLITYFDSVGNLFGRLEGTGPSGETILTGSHIDTVKDGGKYDGAYGVVASFLAVKRLYKSYGKPRKTIEVVSFCEEEGSRFPLTFWGSRNIKGAYGLEHVRDLKDTEGIPFLEAMKKSGFEPEAYITPVRDDIERFVEIHIEQGMVLEKNENTIGVVSHIVGQRRYTVKIIGESDHAGTTPMSYRKDAVGFASEFISFLTKKTKDMDPGLVATVGRMNVKPNVPNVIAGEVEFSLDIRHYEEVVLERFCQEIFSTFDSLAKEGEMKLEVSQWMDVKPVAMDWEMNRLARKIAEDKNIPYQDMVSGAGHDAQVFGSYCPTCLLFVPSKGGISHSPKEFTSVADMEKGIDVLSEILYKLAY, encoded by the coding sequence ATGGGCATTCAAATCGAACAGTCCATAAATGAAAAGGACGAAGTTGCTTCGATGATTGAATGGTTAGCATCTTTCGGGGCAACGAAGAGTAATGGGGTGACCCGGTTATTATATTCCAAGGAATGGATGAGCGCTCAGCAGGCAATGAAAACTGAGATGGAAAAAGAAAACCTTATTACATATTTTGATAGTGTAGGCAACTTGTTTGGCAGGCTTGAGGGAACGGGCCCCTCCGGTGAAACCATTTTGACCGGCTCTCATATAGACACGGTCAAGGATGGAGGGAAATATGACGGTGCATATGGGGTCGTCGCTAGTTTCCTGGCAGTTAAGAGGTTGTATAAATCCTATGGAAAACCGCGGAAGACGATTGAAGTCGTTTCCTTTTGTGAGGAGGAAGGAAGCAGATTTCCTTTAACGTTTTGGGGATCGAGGAATATTAAAGGAGCCTATGGTCTTGAGCATGTCAGGGATTTAAAGGATACTGAAGGAATTCCTTTTTTGGAAGCCATGAAAAAATCAGGGTTTGAACCTGAAGCCTATATAACCCCGGTCCGCGATGACATTGAACGGTTTGTCGAAATTCATATAGAACAGGGGATGGTGCTTGAAAAGAATGAGAATACAATTGGGGTCGTCAGCCATATTGTCGGGCAGCGCCGTTATACGGTGAAAATCATTGGTGAGAGTGATCATGCGGGCACCACTCCCATGTCCTATAGAAAGGATGCAGTCGGTTTTGCTTCTGAATTCATTTCTTTTTTAACGAAAAAAACGAAGGATATGGACCCGGGTTTAGTTGCGACTGTCGGCAGAATGAATGTTAAACCTAATGTCCCGAATGTCATTGCTGGTGAAGTGGAGTTCAGTCTCGATATCAGGCACTACGAGGAAGTGGTTCTTGAAAGGTTTTGTCAGGAAATCTTTTCGACTTTCGATTCCTTGGCAAAAGAAGGTGAAATGAAGCTGGAGGTTTCACAATGGATGGATGTCAAACCTGTCGCGATGGATTGGGAAATGAATCGCCTTGCCCGAAAGATAGCTGAAGATAAAAATATACCTTACCAAGATATGGTCAGCGGAGCCGGGCATGATGCACAGGTATTTGGTTCGTATTGTCCGACTTGCCTGCTGTTCGTTCCAAGTAAGGGTGGGATCAGCCATTCGCCTAAGGAGTTTACGAGTGTTGCGGATATGGAAAAGGGAATCGACGTTTTAAGTGAAATACTATATAAATTAGCCTATTAA
- a CDS encoding APC family permease has translation MENAKLRRSLTVFPLVLFGLAYMAPTTVFSTYGVVAEITKGMVPAAYIIALVGMLFTAYSYGQMVKAYPVAGSAYTFTQKAFNPHLGFLVGWVILLDYLFLPMINGLLIAIYLNAYFPSVPFSVWLIGFVILITTVNIIGVKIATKINLLLVACQFLIIVIFTFLSIKGLLNGMGSGTLFMSSPFVNGDIPLSLVLAGSSILCLSFLGFDAVTTFSEETINPKKVIPKAIFLVALIGGGLFVTISYISYLVYPNFQAFKDADSASLEIAMYIGGNLFQSIFLAGYITGGLASGLSAHASVSRLLYAMGRDGVLPKRIFGHIHPKFQTPTHNIILVGIFALSALFIDLVTASSFINFGALVAFTFVNLSVISHYFIKEKQRNGINTLKYLILPLIGTGFTIWLWTSLDSKALLLGLGWFGIGFIMLLSNTKMFSKRPPELSFDSAIEKEIQA, from the coding sequence ATGGAGAATGCAAAATTAAGACGTTCGTTAACAGTGTTTCCTTTAGTGCTATTTGGATTGGCTTATATGGCACCTACAACAGTGTTTTCTACTTATGGGGTTGTTGCGGAAATAACGAAAGGGATGGTGCCTGCTGCTTATATCATAGCTTTAGTTGGTATGTTATTTACAGCCTATAGTTATGGTCAAATGGTTAAGGCCTACCCTGTTGCCGGTTCTGCATATACATTCACTCAAAAGGCTTTTAATCCTCACCTTGGATTCCTAGTGGGCTGGGTTATCCTATTGGACTATTTATTTTTGCCAATGATCAATGGGTTACTGATCGCCATTTACTTAAACGCATATTTTCCATCCGTTCCTTTTTCCGTCTGGTTAATTGGCTTTGTAATTTTAATCACCACTGTAAATATAATTGGAGTGAAAATAGCAACAAAAATAAATCTTTTACTAGTTGCCTGTCAATTCTTAATAATAGTTATATTTACATTCCTGTCAATTAAAGGGTTGCTTAACGGAATGGGTTCAGGAACATTATTCATGAGTTCTCCATTTGTGAATGGAGATATACCACTATCTTTAGTATTAGCGGGATCTTCCATTTTATGTTTATCCTTTTTAGGATTTGATGCTGTTACTACATTTTCAGAGGAAACCATTAATCCTAAAAAGGTAATACCAAAGGCTATTTTCCTCGTCGCATTAATAGGGGGAGGTCTGTTTGTCACCATCTCATACATCAGTTACCTTGTTTACCCAAATTTCCAAGCCTTTAAAGATGCAGATTCCGCCTCCTTGGAAATTGCTATGTACATCGGGGGTAATTTATTTCAATCTATTTTTCTAGCAGGTTATATTACCGGGGGGCTGGCGTCTGGTTTATCAGCTCATGCAAGTGTTTCGCGACTTTTGTATGCGATGGGGAGAGATGGAGTTCTTCCAAAGAGAATTTTCGGTCATATTCATCCAAAATTTCAAACTCCAACACACAACATCATCTTAGTGGGCATTTTTGCTTTATCTGCGTTATTTATTGATTTAGTGACAGCATCATCCTTTATTAACTTTGGAGCGCTCGTGGCATTTACGTTTGTTAATCTTTCGGTTATTTCCCATTATTTTATTAAAGAAAAACAGCGAAACGGAATTAACACACTAAAGTACCTAATATTGCCGCTGATTGGTACTGGTTTCACAATTTGGTTATGGACAAGTCTTGATTCAAAGGCACTTTTACTCGGACTGGGATGGTTTGGAATTGGTTTCATCATGCTCCTTTCTAATACGAAAATGTTTAGTAAACGGCCACCAGAGCTTTCTTTTGATAGTGCGATTGAAAAAGAAATTCAAGCATAA